Proteins encoded in a region of the Pseudomonas shahriarae genome:
- a CDS encoding heavy metal response regulator transcription factor, whose product MRILVVEDEAKTADYLHKGLSESGYLVEVALNGLDGQHLVQECEFDLIILDVMLPGLDGWQLLQIIRRKWQTPVLFLTARDAIEDRVKGLELGADDYLVKPFSYAELLARVRTLLRRGPAREVEQFQIADLHVDLLKRKVTRDGERLPLTNKEFALLHLLLSREGEVLSRTLIASHVWQMNFDSDTNVVDVAIRRLRAKVDDPYPIKLIHTVRGMGYMMDAQP is encoded by the coding sequence ATGCGTATCCTGGTTGTTGAAGATGAAGCGAAGACAGCTGACTACCTGCACAAGGGGCTGAGTGAGTCCGGCTATCTTGTGGAGGTCGCCCTGAATGGATTAGACGGTCAGCACTTGGTGCAGGAGTGCGAGTTTGATCTGATCATCCTCGATGTCATGTTGCCCGGCTTGGACGGCTGGCAATTGCTGCAGATCATCCGACGAAAGTGGCAGACGCCTGTGCTATTTCTGACGGCGCGCGATGCTATCGAAGATCGGGTCAAAGGGCTTGAGCTGGGGGCGGATGACTACCTAGTGAAGCCTTTCTCTTACGCGGAACTGCTGGCTCGTGTACGTACGCTGCTTCGCCGCGGTCCGGCGAGAGAAGTAGAGCAGTTTCAGATTGCCGACCTGCATGTCGATTTGCTCAAGCGCAAGGTCACTCGCGATGGCGAGCGTTTGCCCCTTACCAACAAAGAGTTCGCGTTGCTGCATTTGTTGCTCAGCCGCGAAGGTGAGGTTCTGTCACGTACGCTGATTGCTTCGCATGTCTGGCAGATGAATTTCGATAGCGATACCAACGTCGTAGACGTTGCTATTCGACGTTTGCGTGCGAAGGTTGATGATCCTTATCCGATCAAGCTGATTCACACCGTACGCGGAATGGGCTACATGATGGATGCTCAACCATGA
- a CDS encoding heavy metal sensor histidine kinase, protein MSLWPRKLSLRLALMFALISVVLLGAVGFYLYHSLQREIAWRDDQALLGRLQHMQALIGDSKSVDSLRTRPQLYENMLGNRDNMLWIVDSNGQLLIEINPLAVPLPSLPKSSAPKLADSPDDPALRFAWVDISSPERRLTLIAGKYLGEREQMLSAYRWEVLTAVTVGALLAFLLGWLVSQRGLKPVRQLATRAATIDVQHLHVRLEAFNDLSELSALSHALNQMLSRLEQGFAQLSRFSEDLAHEMRTPLSNLMGQTQQTLGRTRSIEEYQNLLVSNQEEYERLARMIDSMLFLARTEQPKSSISRERIDLQELAGQLCEYFEGMGEERGIELINQASGTLYADAQLLRRALANLIANALRYAAPGTPVTISTMSAGNGLEISVHNQGDAIAGEHLPHLFERFYRCDPSRNQPDDSGGLGLAIVRSIMQAHSGKVGVTSSNLGTAFLLTFPNETSLL, encoded by the coding sequence ATGAGCCTATGGCCACGTAAACTCAGCCTTCGCCTGGCCTTGATGTTTGCCTTGATCAGCGTGGTGCTCTTAGGTGCTGTAGGGTTCTATCTGTATCACTCTCTGCAACGCGAAATAGCCTGGCGTGATGATCAGGCCCTGCTCGGTCGGCTGCAGCATATGCAGGCACTGATCGGCGACAGTAAGAGTGTAGATTCGCTGCGCACGCGCCCGCAGCTGTACGAAAACATGCTGGGCAACCGCGACAACATGCTTTGGATTGTCGACAGCAATGGGCAGTTGCTAATCGAAATCAACCCGCTCGCTGTGCCATTGCCGAGTCTGCCGAAATCGTCCGCGCCAAAGCTTGCCGATAGTCCTGATGATCCAGCTTTGCGTTTTGCCTGGGTCGATATCTCGAGTCCAGAGCGTCGCCTTACCCTAATTGCGGGTAAGTACCTCGGTGAGCGTGAGCAGATGCTCAGTGCCTATCGTTGGGAAGTGCTGACAGCAGTGACGGTTGGTGCGTTGCTGGCGTTTCTGCTCGGCTGGCTGGTTAGTCAGCGCGGCCTCAAGCCGGTACGTCAACTGGCGACACGCGCAGCGACCATCGATGTGCAGCACCTGCATGTGCGCTTGGAAGCGTTCAATGATCTCAGCGAGCTAAGTGCCCTGAGCCATGCGCTCAATCAGATGCTTAGCCGCCTGGAGCAAGGCTTCGCTCAGCTGTCACGCTTCTCCGAAGACCTTGCCCACGAGATGCGTACGCCATTGAGCAACCTGATGGGGCAGACCCAGCAGACGCTTGGTCGTACTCGCTCGATTGAGGAATACCAGAATCTGTTGGTGTCCAATCAAGAAGAATACGAGCGCCTGGCGCGGATGATTGACAGCATGCTTTTCCTCGCGCGTACCGAGCAGCCAAAGTCGTCCATCAGCCGCGAACGCATCGACCTGCAGGAGCTTGCCGGACAGCTCTGCGAATATTTCGAAGGGATGGGGGAAGAGCGCGGTATTGAGTTGATAAATCAGGCCAGTGGCACGTTGTACGCTGACGCGCAGTTGCTACGCAGGGCACTGGCCAATTTGATTGCAAACGCACTGCGTTATGCCGCTCCTGGTACGCCGGTGACTATCAGCACCATGAGCGCTGGGAATGGGCTCGAAATCAGCGTACACAACCAAGGTGATGCGATTGCAGGCGAACACCTACCGCATTTATTCGAGCGGTTTTACCGGTGTGATCCTTCTCGCAATCAGCCCGATGATTCGGGCGGGCTTGGATTGGCCATCGTTCGATCGATTATGCAGGCCCACAGTGGAAAAGTGGGTGTAACCAGCAGCAATTTAGGCACGGCGTTTTTGCTCACTTTTCCGAACGAAACGTCTCTACTATGA
- a CDS encoding efflux RND transporter permease subunit has translation MSFPRFFIDRPIFAIVLSVLMMIAGIVAFFHLPLSEYPAVTPPTVQVTASYPGANPQVIAETVAAPLEQVITGVEGMLYMTSQSATDGRMILTATFAQGTNADMAQIQVQNRVSRALPRLPEEVQRLGVVTQKTSPDILMVVHLLSPDQRYDPLYISNYAYLQVRDELSRIPGINDVLVWGAGEYSMRLWLDPDLIAARGLTAGDVITAVREQNVQVAAGSVGQAPDSSAAFQVTVNTLGRLTDEEQFGDIIIRTGDNGQVTRLRDVARVEMGADAYALRSLLDGEPAVALQIIQSPGANALDVAQAVRDTMQRLEANFPEGMVSRIAYDPTVFVRASLESVAITLMEAILLVVLVVVVFLRNWRASLIPLMAVPVSIIGTFAVMHLMGFSLNTLSLFGLVLSIGIVVDDAIVVVENVERHIENGEEPTQAARRAMGEVTGPIIAITSVLAAVFIPTAFLSGLQGEFYRQFALTIAISTILSAVNSLTLSPALAGLLLRPRDAAVVHDPRSLRGRAAHLVQVLSRPFQRAPQAYGNTVRKVAGRRGAALLVYGGLLALTWFGFNAVPAGFVPMQDKYYLVGIAQLPNAASLDRTDAVVRQMSKIALDEPGVESVVAFPGLSVNGFVNVPNAAVMFVMLDPFKERTSPDMAAVAIAGRLQAKFASIPDGFLGVFPPPPVPGLGVTGGFKLQVEDRGGVGLQALVQQTQVLMTKATESGQVAGLMTSLDVNAPQLNVDIDRTQVKSQGVRLADVFESLQVYLGSLYVNDFNRFGRTYKVTAQADADHRMQAEAIGRLQVRNAAGDMLPLSAFVTVTPSSGPDRVIHYNGYPSADISGGAMPGVSSGQAVALMERLAQEVLPEGVTYEWTDLTYQQKLAGSSALFIFPLCVLLAYLILAAQYNSWLLPLAVLLIVPMCLLSAIIGVWLVDGDNNVFVQIGLVVLVGLAAKNAILIVEFARSLEAEGANPLEAVIHACQLRLRPILMTSLAFIAGVVPLVFASGAGAEMRHAMGVAVFAGMLGVTLFGLFLTPVFYVVMRSLALRKVSSPKLQLEERVS, from the coding sequence ATGAGCTTCCCACGCTTTTTCATTGACCGGCCGATCTTCGCCATCGTGCTGTCGGTGTTAATGATGATCGCCGGCATCGTGGCCTTCTTTCATTTGCCTCTCAGCGAATACCCCGCCGTGACGCCGCCCACGGTGCAAGTGACGGCTTCTTATCCGGGCGCCAACCCCCAGGTGATCGCCGAGACGGTGGCGGCGCCCCTTGAGCAGGTGATCACGGGCGTCGAGGGCATGCTGTATATGACGTCGCAATCGGCGACCGATGGCCGCATGATCCTCACCGCGACCTTCGCCCAGGGCACCAACGCGGACATGGCGCAGATCCAGGTGCAAAACCGCGTCTCGCGGGCCCTGCCGCGTTTGCCCGAAGAGGTGCAGCGCCTGGGCGTGGTTACGCAGAAGACCTCCCCGGACATCCTCATGGTGGTCCACCTGCTGTCGCCCGACCAACGTTATGACCCGCTCTACATCTCCAACTATGCCTACCTCCAGGTGCGCGACGAGCTGTCGCGGATTCCGGGGATCAACGACGTGCTGGTGTGGGGGGCGGGCGAGTACAGCATGCGTCTGTGGCTCGACCCGGACCTGATCGCCGCCCGTGGCTTGACCGCAGGCGATGTAATTACCGCAGTGCGTGAGCAAAACGTGCAAGTGGCGGCCGGCTCGGTCGGCCAGGCGCCTGACTCCAGCGCGGCGTTCCAGGTCACGGTCAATACCCTCGGGCGCCTGACGGACGAGGAGCAGTTTGGCGACATCATCATTCGCACCGGTGATAACGGCCAGGTGACGCGTCTGCGCGATGTGGCCCGTGTCGAAATGGGCGCCGATGCCTACGCGCTGCGCAGCCTGTTGGACGGCGAGCCGGCCGTTGCCCTGCAGATCATCCAGAGCCCGGGCGCCAACGCGCTGGATGTGGCGCAAGCGGTGCGCGATACCATGCAGCGTCTGGAGGCCAATTTCCCCGAGGGTATGGTGTCGCGGATTGCCTATGACCCGACAGTGTTTGTGCGTGCATCGCTGGAGTCAGTGGCCATCACCCTGATGGAAGCGATCCTGCTGGTGGTCCTCGTGGTGGTGGTGTTCCTGCGTAACTGGCGTGCGTCGCTGATCCCGTTGATGGCCGTGCCGGTGTCGATCATCGGCACCTTTGCGGTCATGCATCTGATGGGCTTCTCCCTCAATACCTTGTCGTTGTTCGGCCTGGTCCTGTCCATCGGGATTGTGGTCGACGATGCAATCGTGGTGGTCGAGAACGTCGAGCGGCATATCGAGAACGGCGAGGAGCCGACGCAGGCTGCGCGGCGAGCGATGGGCGAGGTCACCGGGCCGATTATTGCGATCACCTCGGTACTCGCTGCGGTGTTCATCCCCACCGCCTTCCTCAGTGGCCTGCAAGGTGAGTTCTATCGGCAGTTCGCGCTGACCATCGCGATTTCCACGATCCTGTCGGCGGTCAACTCCTTGACCCTCAGCCCGGCACTCGCCGGCCTGTTGCTGCGCCCGCGCGACGCTGCGGTGGTGCATGACCCGCGCAGCCTGCGCGGTCGCGCCGCGCATCTGGTGCAAGTGCTGAGCCGGCCGTTCCAGCGGGCACCGCAGGCGTATGGCAACACGGTGCGCAAGGTCGCGGGTCGTCGCGGCGCGGCGCTGTTGGTGTATGGCGGCTTGCTGGCGCTGACCTGGTTTGGTTTCAACGCTGTACCGGCGGGCTTCGTGCCGATGCAAGACAAGTACTACCTGGTCGGTATCGCCCAGTTGCCCAATGCGGCCTCCCTGGATCGTACCGATGCGGTGGTGCGGCAGATGTCGAAAATCGCCCTGGATGAGCCGGGCGTCGAAAGCGTGGTGGCGTTCCCTGGGCTGTCGGTCAACGGCTTCGTTAACGTACCGAATGCTGCCGTAATGTTCGTTATGCTCGATCCGTTCAAGGAGCGTACTTCTCCCGACATGGCTGCGGTCGCCATCGCCGGGCGCCTGCAAGCCAAGTTCGCGAGCATTCCCGACGGTTTCCTCGGTGTATTCCCACCGCCGCCAGTGCCCGGTCTTGGAGTGACCGGAGGCTTCAAGCTGCAGGTTGAGGACCGGGGTGGGGTCGGGCTCCAGGCTCTGGTGCAGCAGACCCAGGTGCTGATGACAAAAGCCACCGAGTCGGGCCAGGTCGCCGGGTTGATGACCAGCCTGGACGTCAACGCGCCCCAACTGAATGTCGATATCGACCGCACCCAGGTCAAGAGCCAGGGGGTGCGACTGGCGGATGTGTTCGAGTCTTTGCAGGTCTACCTCGGTTCGCTGTACGTCAACGACTTCAACCGGTTCGGCCGCACCTACAAGGTGACTGCCCAGGCCGATGCGGACCACCGTATGCAGGCCGAAGCCATCGGCCGCCTGCAGGTGCGCAACGCGGCCGGGGACATGCTGCCGTTGTCGGCGTTTGTCACCGTTACACCGAGTTCCGGGCCCGATCGGGTGATTCATTACAACGGCTATCCTTCGGCCGACATCTCTGGCGGAGCGATGCCTGGGGTCAGTTCCGGGCAGGCCGTGGCACTCATGGAGCGCCTGGCACAAGAGGTACTGCCCGAGGGCGTGACCTATGAATGGACGGACTTGACCTACCAGCAAAAGCTCGCCGGGTCATCGGCGCTGTTCATTTTCCCGCTGTGTGTGTTGCTGGCCTATCTGATCCTGGCCGCGCAATACAACAGTTGGTTGTTGCCCCTGGCGGTCTTGCTGATTGTGCCCATGTGTCTGCTCAGCGCGATCATCGGCGTTTGGTTGGTGGACGGCGACAACAACGTGTTTGTACAGATCGGGCTGGTGGTACTGGTCGGCCTGGCTGCGAAAAACGCCATCCTGATTGTCGAGTTCGCTCGCAGCCTTGAAGCCGAAGGCGCCAACCCGCTGGAAGCGGTTATCCACGCGTGCCAGTTGCGCTTGCGACCGATTCTGATGACCTCGCTGGCGTTCATCGCCGGTGTGGTGCCGCTGGTATTTGCCAGCGGCGCCGGGGCCGAGATGCGCCATGCCATGGGGGTTGCGGTGTTTGCCGGGATGTTGGGGGTGACCCTGTTCGGTCTGTTCCTGACGCCGGTGTTCTACGTGGTGATGCGCAGCCTTGCGCTGCGCAAGGTTTCGAGTCCGAAGCTGCAGTTGGAGGAGCGCGTGTCATGA
- a CDS encoding DUF1266 domain-containing protein, which translates to MFLLIAVVVSAWMLWRAFRPRGAQLFSQRRHWSLLLARPMADAMEVEGFYSSACDHFTEQAQTIVRAALLHQAGIRSNCNDEAVRSHFSATLEQQWYNLDLQALMTGDEPRAAMAFACVRVAFLVRCALLMRWLEPDLAWRVLLLNAQRAQDCFDSWEEFGKAYQLGREQWVAAFRVDSLGEAFHEQHLRQLLTPGSGAWADAPWNTHAALTPTLAGAA; encoded by the coding sequence ATGTTTTTGCTTATCGCAGTTGTTGTTTCAGCCTGGATGTTGTGGCGAGCATTCAGACCGCGTGGCGCCCAGTTGTTCAGCCAACGCAGGCACTGGTCGCTGCTGCTGGCCAGGCCCATGGCTGATGCGATGGAAGTCGAGGGTTTCTACTCGTCGGCGTGCGATCACTTCACCGAGCAAGCACAGACGATTGTACGGGCAGCGTTGTTACACCAGGCCGGGATACGCAGCAATTGCAATGACGAAGCCGTGCGGTCGCACTTCAGTGCGACCCTCGAACAGCAGTGGTACAACCTCGACCTGCAGGCGCTGATGACCGGTGATGAGCCGCGTGCGGCCATGGCCTTTGCCTGCGTTCGGGTGGCGTTTCTGGTCCGTTGTGCGCTGCTGATGCGTTGGCTCGAGCCCGACCTCGCCTGGCGTGTGCTGCTGCTCAATGCACAGCGGGCGCAGGACTGTTTCGACAGTTGGGAAGAATTCGGCAAAGCCTATCAGCTAGGGCGCGAGCAGTGGGTGGCGGCGTTTCGCGTCGACTCGCTGGGCGAAGCGTTCCATGAGCAGCATCTGCGCCAGTTGCTGACGCCCGGCAGCGGAGCTTGGGCCGATGCCCCCTGGAATACGCATGCGGCGCTGACCCCGACTCTGGCGGGAGCTGCGTAG
- a CDS encoding efflux RND transporter periplasmic adaptor subunit: MYGKRITLVAVAIAVVFTLGGCKESAPAADAAKPPGVPVAEVVAQPVTPFVEYTGSLTAIEQVELRPRVSGYLQSVSVPEGQSVAKGSLLFMIDPREFQAALNAAKGRLREAEANALLAQAEHGRAEQLFAKKVVARDRLDSAIASLNAGRAQVDAAKAALDAAQLDLSYTRVTAPISGRVDRALVTEGNYVTRGVTPLTTIVSIDPLHVYFDVDERTYLRSLAATREVAASKGEKAARVMVAMLNDASYARAGRVDFLANAADRKTGTVRARAVVDNPDGRLTPGLFAKVKLDIGAPQPRVLVADHSIGTDQGRRYVLVVGADDKTEYRPVELGPMANGLRVIEQGLQPGERIVVKGLVRPGMQVTPLAARIDGAPLDAPLVLGGVQ; this comes from the coding sequence ATGTACGGCAAGCGCATAACCCTGGTCGCCGTGGCGATAGCTGTCGTGTTCACGCTGGGTGGCTGTAAAGAGAGCGCGCCCGCGGCCGATGCCGCCAAGCCGCCTGGTGTGCCGGTGGCCGAGGTGGTTGCGCAGCCGGTGACTCCGTTTGTTGAATACACCGGTTCCTTGACCGCGATTGAGCAGGTTGAGTTGCGCCCGCGTGTCAGTGGTTATCTGCAAAGTGTCAGCGTGCCTGAAGGGCAATCCGTGGCCAAGGGCAGCCTTTTGTTTATGATCGACCCACGGGAGTTCCAGGCGGCGCTGAACGCTGCCAAGGGCCGTTTGCGTGAGGCTGAGGCCAATGCATTGCTGGCCCAGGCCGAGCATGGTCGGGCTGAGCAACTGTTCGCTAAAAAGGTGGTGGCGCGGGATCGTCTCGACAGCGCCATCGCCTCGTTGAATGCCGGCAGGGCTCAGGTCGACGCCGCCAAGGCCGCGCTGGATGCCGCACAACTGGACTTGAGCTACACCCGCGTCACTGCGCCCATCAGCGGGCGTGTCGACCGTGCCCTTGTCACCGAGGGCAACTACGTCACCCGTGGGGTGACGCCGCTGACGACGATCGTTTCCATCGACCCGCTGCATGTGTATTTCGATGTCGACGAGCGCACCTATCTGCGCTCGCTTGCCGCGACTCGGGAGGTTGCTGCGTCGAAAGGGGAAAAGGCCGCCAGGGTCATGGTGGCGATGCTTAACGATGCAAGCTATGCACGCGCCGGGCGGGTGGACTTCCTGGCCAATGCGGCCGACCGCAAGACCGGCACAGTGCGTGCGCGTGCCGTGGTCGACAACCCGGATGGGCGCCTGACGCCGGGGCTGTTCGCCAAGGTCAAGCTGGACATCGGCGCGCCGCAACCCCGGGTGTTGGTGGCCGACCACTCGATTGGCACTGACCAGGGCCGCCGCTATGTGCTGGTGGTCGGCGCAGACGACAAGACCGAATACCGTCCCGTCGAACTGGGGCCGATGGCCAACGGCTTGCGCGTGATTGAGCAGGGCCTGCAACCGGGTGAACGCATTGTCGTCAAGGGGCTGGTGCGCCCCGGCATGCAGGTGACGCCATTGGCCGCCAGGATTGATGGGGCGCCGTTGGATGCGCCGTTGGTGTTGGGGGGCGTGCAATGA
- the uraH gene encoding hydroxyisourate hydrolase: MNTLKTLLAGAVLSALSSAVFAAGNPLSVHVLNLQDGLPSPGVNVTLEKQNGQDWSKLNTGITNEQGRITALYPENKVLEKGTYRVTFKTGDWFKEHQSATFFPEVPVIFEADGSVPHYHIPLLLSPYGFSTYRGN, encoded by the coding sequence ATGAATACATTGAAAACCCTTTTGGCCGGTGCCGTGTTGAGCGCACTTTCCTCCGCTGTTTTTGCGGCTGGTAACCCTCTGAGCGTCCATGTGCTGAACCTACAAGACGGCCTGCCATCACCTGGCGTGAATGTGACACTTGAAAAACAGAACGGCCAAGACTGGAGCAAACTGAACACCGGCATTACCAATGAACAGGGCCGTATTACTGCGCTTTATCCGGAAAACAAGGTGCTCGAGAAAGGGACCTATCGCGTAACGTTCAAAACGGGTGACTGGTTCAAAGAGCATCAGTCGGCAACATTCTTCCCGGAAGTACCTGTGATTTTCGAAGCAGACGGTAGCGTGCCTCACTACCATATTCCGCTGCTGCTCAGCCCCTATGGGTTCTCGACTTACCGCGGCAACTAA
- a CDS encoding GlcG/HbpS family heme-binding protein, with protein sequence MQIARSCTTSLLSLAIGSSAAWADTSPIAQRADVTLAVANQLLDATLAACHADGRTGVAAVVDRGGNLVAVQRDDNVGPHNTLAAQRKAFTALSTKTATGLLSERARSNPEAENLNTLDELLLLGGGVPLKVGDQVIGAIGVAGAGGAQIDEGCALKAIAQVIPTHK encoded by the coding sequence ATGCAAATCGCAAGAAGCTGCACCACCTCACTCCTATCCCTGGCGATAGGTTCAAGTGCCGCATGGGCAGATACCTCACCGATTGCCCAGCGTGCGGATGTCACCCTTGCCGTGGCCAACCAATTGCTAGACGCCACATTGGCAGCCTGCCATGCAGACGGCCGTACCGGGGTAGCAGCAGTCGTAGACCGCGGAGGCAATCTGGTAGCCGTACAGCGCGATGACAATGTCGGGCCACACAACACACTGGCAGCGCAGCGCAAGGCCTTTACCGCCCTATCAACAAAGACCGCTACAGGCCTGTTATCAGAGCGTGCACGCAGTAACCCCGAAGCTGAAAACCTAAACACACTCGATGAGTTGTTGCTGTTAGGCGGTGGAGTACCGCTGAAGGTGGGCGATCAAGTCATCGGTGCCATCGGCGTTGCCGGGGCCGGCGGTGCGCAGATCGATGAAGGCTGTGCCCTCAAAGCTATCGCACAAGTTATACCCACCCATAAATAA
- a CDS encoding MepB family protein: MKFDLTEQGTKYACAADPGLGYIPNDLIAAIQDVYTPAGMQLTDLAIREAESAEYGASRFGLDGHTIVFRVAKTTPTKIGQFVTIWKRPTSGSIIAPLDIDDGVAFVVVSVFDATHRGQFVFDQKILASKGIMAINGKGGKRAIRVYPPWVKPVAKEAVRTQQWQLRYFLPLEQSGNADSVQVRRLFEV; this comes from the coding sequence TTGAAATTCGATTTAACTGAACAAGGCACAAAATATGCGTGCGCGGCAGACCCTGGCCTCGGCTATATTCCAAACGATCTGATAGCGGCTATCCAGGATGTGTACACGCCGGCGGGAATGCAATTGACGGATCTGGCTATACGCGAGGCTGAGAGTGCCGAGTATGGTGCCTCCCGCTTTGGCCTCGACGGACACACCATTGTCTTCCGTGTGGCTAAAACAACGCCGACGAAGATTGGACAGTTCGTCACAATATGGAAGCGCCCGACGTCAGGCAGCATCATTGCACCTCTCGATATCGATGATGGCGTAGCCTTTGTTGTGGTGAGTGTGTTCGATGCAACGCATCGCGGACAGTTTGTTTTCGACCAGAAAATACTGGCATCAAAGGGCATCATGGCGATTAACGGTAAAGGTGGTAAGCGCGCTATCCGCGTTTATCCACCTTGGGTCAAACCAGTCGCCAAAGAGGCCGTTAGGACACAGCAATGGCAACTACGTTACTTTCTTCCTCTTGAACAAAGCGGTAACGCCGATTCCGTGCAGGTGCGTCGGCTCTTTGAAGTTTAA
- a CDS encoding SMI1/KNR4 family protein → MSSLEMVKSRFESLNGIRTVDPNFIEKLEHELKISLPDSFKLVGEFFDGSGIYVLPLHQIGWESPTNVLDETKRLRNSGRLLSNYLVLGEPAEGLIVMDCNSQLGQVLWCDAIDVNRIGKESLMTAPEVWGSYLDFVEYLVSEEESDRL, encoded by the coding sequence ATGTCAAGCTTAGAGATGGTAAAGAGTCGATTTGAGTCGTTGAATGGCATTCGCACGGTGGATCCGAATTTTATTGAAAAGCTCGAGCATGAGTTGAAAATATCACTTCCAGATAGCTTCAAATTGGTTGGGGAGTTTTTCGATGGAAGTGGTATTTATGTTTTACCGCTGCACCAGATCGGTTGGGAATCCCCAACTAACGTTCTTGATGAAACGAAGCGTTTGAGAAACAGTGGCCGACTTTTATCAAACTATCTTGTGTTGGGGGAGCCTGCTGAAGGTTTGATCGTGATGGATTGCAATTCCCAATTGGGGCAAGTGCTCTGGTGTGATGCGATTGATGTTAATCGGATTGGTAAAGAATCACTGATGACAGCACCTGAAGTATGGGGCTCCTACTTGGATTTTGTTGAGTATTTGGTTTCGGAGGAAGAGTCTGATCGACTGTAA
- a CDS encoding transposase, with the protein MMGQLSSGQERLFYSFNLEDHIPATHLLRNIDRCLDLSDLRHYLADFYSPIGRPSIDPELMIRMLIVGYCYGIRSERRLCEEAHLNLAYRWFCRLSLEDEVPNHSTFSKNRHGRFRDSDLFRWLFNEVLRRCMDAGLVKGEGFAVDASIIKADASRQRGAPGGEPVNWSDPVLRTRAVREYLEALDEEALAETLPKRLSLTDPQARWTAAPGGPAFYAYSTNYLIDTEHGVIMDVEPTPAHRTAEVESTKTMIERVEAQFDIKPERLIGDTAYGTAPMLAWMVEEKDIEPHVPVWDKTERKNDSFSSNDFHWNEEAEEYRCPAGNPLRSEWRAFKNERSHVTKANTIIFRSRQTDCATCPMKAKCCPNTAFRKIARSVHEAARDVARRIAATPAYQRSRHERKKVEMLFAHLKRILKLDRLRLRGMSGATDEFTLAAAVQNLRRLAKFSSQGPPVTG; encoded by the coding sequence ATGATGGGACAGTTATCGAGTGGGCAGGAGCGACTGTTTTACTCGTTCAACCTTGAAGATCACATCCCAGCCACTCACCTTCTACGCAACATTGATCGGTGTCTTGATCTGAGCGACCTGCGCCATTACCTCGCCGATTTCTATAGCCCGATTGGGCGTCCGTCGATTGATCCTGAACTGATGATCCGCATGCTGATCGTCGGCTACTGCTATGGCATCCGCTCCGAACGGCGGTTGTGCGAAGAGGCCCATTTGAACCTGGCGTATCGCTGGTTCTGCCGATTGAGCCTTGAAGATGAAGTCCCCAACCACTCGACCTTTTCCAAAAATCGACACGGCCGTTTTCGGGACAGTGATCTGTTTCGCTGGTTGTTCAATGAAGTGCTGCGTCGCTGCATGGACGCTGGTCTGGTCAAGGGCGAAGGTTTTGCCGTGGACGCCAGCATTATCAAAGCGGATGCGAGTCGGCAGCGCGGCGCACCGGGTGGTGAACCGGTCAACTGGAGCGATCCGGTTCTGAGGACCCGCGCCGTGCGTGAGTACCTTGAGGCACTTGATGAAGAGGCTTTGGCCGAAACGCTGCCGAAGCGCCTGTCGCTGACGGATCCTCAAGCCCGCTGGACCGCTGCTCCAGGAGGCCCAGCTTTCTACGCTTACTCCACGAATTATCTGATCGATACAGAGCACGGCGTGATCATGGATGTGGAACCCACACCGGCTCATCGAACCGCAGAAGTCGAGAGCACCAAGACGATGATCGAACGGGTCGAAGCGCAGTTCGACATCAAGCCGGAGCGCCTCATTGGCGATACTGCTTACGGTACAGCGCCGATGCTGGCCTGGATGGTGGAGGAAAAAGACATCGAGCCGCATGTGCCGGTGTGGGACAAAACCGAGCGCAAGAACGACAGTTTTTCGAGCAACGATTTCCACTGGAATGAAGAGGCTGAGGAATACCGCTGCCCGGCCGGCAACCCATTGCGCAGCGAATGGCGAGCCTTCAAGAATGAGCGTTCACACGTCACCAAAGCCAACACCATTATCTTCCGATCCCGGCAGACCGACTGCGCTACGTGTCCGATGAAAGCCAAGTGCTGCCCGAACACCGCGTTCCGCAAGATCGCTCGCAGCGTCCATGAAGCCGCTCGCGATGTGGCTCGGCGCATTGCAGCAACGCCGGCATATCAGCGCTCTCGCCACGAACGTAAAAAAGTCGAAATGTTGTTTGCCCACCTCAAGCGCATCCTGAAATTGGATCGCCTGAGACTACGTGGCATGAGTGGTGCGACGGATGAATTCACGCTGGCCGCTGCGGTGCAGAACCTGCGACGGCTGGCCAAATTTTCATCTCAAGGGCCACCAGTCACGGGATAG